The window TCTGTTACGCATTTCTCTTGCAATTTGGAATTATATTGTTTTGGCATCGTCTTAGTGTGTGACGATGTGAAAAATAGCCGTGGGCTGTCGAGACTTGGGTGTATGTGTTTGCAAACTTGTTTGGATTTAGTTTTAATGACGTTGGCTCTTCAAAGAACACAGTTGTAGAATCGCTGTGACTTTGATTTTTCAAGTGTTCGAGCTTTAGGATGACTGCTGGTTAGTTTTCAGGCACCCCTTCGCTGCACTTGCAATTGCTATGTACTCTTATTTCCCTGTAAAATCCTCACTTCACGACCCCCAAAGTTCGGGATGATCTCTGGTTCCTTTCTTGCTTTCGCTAGTGAAACACGAAGGACGAAAGTTTATCTCGACTCGGGCACGGGGCACTCTAAGTACTAGGTTTCATCTGTGAACTCGAAGTCAGAGCATGAACTCAAGGCTTCGACAAATATATGCTTCTTGTAATTGTATATGGTTGATCTTGTCCGACATTCATTTCATTAGAATGTTCAGTTTTTGAAAGgtgaaatatatttatttataatcatAAGGTCAAATCCGTTGTAGTCTAGTTGGTTAGGATACTCGGCTCTCACCCGAGAGACCCGGGTTCGAGTCCCGGCAACGGAATTGTCTTTTTATTTGGAATTACATGTCTTAACCCTCTCTCTGGATGGAGCAATTCGGAGAATAAAGGTTTTTATCTTTACACCAGAACACTACGGCAGTTTGATTGTTAACCGGAACCGCACCTTATGCTCAGGTTTTCTCATGTCCGAGGTTGGTTTGGTCCTAAAGATCCATTTCTTGGAAgatgaacaaaataaaagagcAGGATGGTGACACTTTTATCTGGTATAGGATGCCCCTATCTTACTTTATCCATAAATCACATGATCGAATTTTGCCCTGAGAAGATAATCCTATCCGTACATGTCCTACGAAATGGATCCCATTCGATATGAAATGGATCCCCGtcaatgaatgaatagatttCTGTTATGAACACCACCTTTTGAATAATAGGATGACTCAACAAACCGCACTACCACGTTCGTTTAGAAAGTTCCGAAATAGTTTATAAAGTTACAACTGGCCTTTGCTTGAGCTTGTCATGTAGGACATACAACAGCGACGAGACTAAAATAGGTCATCTGTACAATTTTGATACATTTGTATGTACAAGTAAATCTTCCACCCACAGTGCCGTTCCCCTGTACAAGATCCAGCTGGTTCACCACCACGAGTGCTTCGTTTCGACTGAGAAAGAATCAAAAGTTAATGGCAGAGAGTACTAGAAGATTAGTGGCCTCCGGAAGGATGGCTCGGAACGAACACGATTAATGAATACACAGAGAAGAAACATTACAGAATTGCAGTCATTTATATTCAATCACAGCAAAAGGATTTAAAAACTAGACGAAGAGACAAAAAAGAGCATCAAAAGAACAGCCCAATAACACTAACAGATCGCTCGTTTGGAGAAGTTCATATCCCTAGTCGGTCTTTAGAGTGGCGGCGAGGGGCTTTTTAGCAGCTTCAGGATGTTTCCATACATTTACAATTCTGCCTAGGTCTTCCATACCCAACCAAACACAATAATTTAGCATCACACTTTTCCCCAAGGAAAATCAACTACACAAAATGACCAGAGCATAAGAAGAAAGTGACCCAGCATCGACATACCTTATGACACGTCAAGATTGGAAGAGAGTTACAGTTGCAATATACCCATTTTTCATGACCTGAATGCATTAACCTTAACAGTCAGTTTCAAGGCAcaatttttcaatgtgggcATTATGATACAAAGAGAATTGGATATTAAGGCTGTGGAAAGAAATTATTCAAGGAGGGAAGAAAGAATCACAAATACTCACCTCAAATGCAACATTTTGATGGCCATACACAAAAGTAGAACCAAATGGGTTGCTAGTAGATCCTTGAGTTTGTATGGCAGCTCGACCACAATCACCAAGGATGTCCTGCAATTATATCAACAGTTAGGAAGGACGGTCTTGCGGAAATGCACATGTCAGTCGATGAGGATGGATAACACCATAATTTCTCCAACCAATTTCCTTGCCCTCCTGAAACAAGATTCTTGGACAAAGGATAATGCTCTCCCTATGAATCCGTCCATCAAAACGACGCAGAAAAGTGTAAGAACCAATCTCTATCTAAAAAGGAATGATACCTTCACTTGTTCCCATTTTGTACTCGGGGTAATCCGCTGCGCAGGATCATTTCCTTCCTGGTAAGACTCCCCAACTGCCAGCAGAGAACATCCTCCATTAATTCCATATTTTCTAGCGCTAGTTTGTCTCAGTTTCCCCCGTACCTCTCCGTAATGTTAGCTTATTTTCAATAACCCAAAGCCAGAGTTTGAGGGAAGAAAAAGTACGTACGATCAGAACCATAGACGATAAAATTGCACTTTATGTATGTGTTGAAATCTGCATGCCCTGGATAGTTTGTGTGCAGAACAAACTTCTTAATTTTATGGGTCTGCACAAAAGCAACATTAGAAAAGTGTACATGCATAAAATAATAACTCAATTTGAAGATTGCGCGAATGCTTGAAAGAACAGACCTGGCCATCAAATAGGATATCCAATCCACGGGCAAAATAATTGTAGAAGTAATCCCCACAAAGGGTAGTTCGAGGTCGTGGATCTGAAGCAGAGTGAATAACCATTTGGTCCACCTATGCAGGTAGAAGCAAACACCACTGAAAACGTAAATGGTGCATGCATCCCCTTTTTTGAGATAAAAGATGAATGTATTGAAACAACATACAACTACACACAAGTTGTTCATGTATAGGAAGCCTCTTCTCCCTGCACCATtcccccccccacccccccccccccccccccccccccccccccctcccttTGTTTTTGGATAAATATAGGAAGATGATTTGGCCTATTAACAATTAGAGGTTCCTGAAAAAACTATATTCCAGAATGCACAAGATCCATTGAATTTGCATCAAAATGGATATCAAGATATAAAGTTGCAACAGCAAGTTCAGCACTGCGCACTTAAAATTTGGTTTTGTTGGCTGTTTTAACCCAATGATCTTGACATTCATCATACAGCTTTTGCCGAGTGCAAGATTAGATGACTCAACAATTAAATCCAGATAGCTGTATAAAAGAACCCTGACTCCTTCCAACCCAATACAGTGGGAATCACACATTTTGGAAATACGGAGATTTTTAGATGGAGCTACTGCTCTGAAGTTGTGATGTGATTTGTTCTTTAATATAGGAGAGAACCAGAAGCTTAACCTATTGATTTAttcttataaataataatgtgCACCACAAGAACATAATCCCATAATACACAGGAGACTAATTTAATGATACCTGTTTTTGGTGGATTCCACAGGGACGACCTAATTCAGTCCACACATCCTgccaagagaaaaaaaaaggcaaaccTTACTATAGAGTTGCCGAAAAGTCCTCTTACACTCACCAAATAATAGCATTTTCAAGACGAAATTAACATAATGGAACGATATAGAAATTGTGATTTGCTCGAAGCCAATTTGAAAAACTTCTCAGTAACTAAAACCAAATCTCAGACTCTTATCCTGAAAGATACACCTTTGCTTTTtcagcatgacagaaacatgAATCTATACTTGAAAAGTAGCAAAGCTTACACAGTTGATATTGTAGAATAGAAGAGTAGACCTCATCCACTAGGCACAGCAATAAGCAAAATATGCAGGGAATTAAAATTGTGACGGAGAGTCGCTATGTTGAGATTCATGTAGAACTGCTTGGTGGCCAATACCAAAAAGACGAGAAAACAAACAGAAAATTCTCTGTTGCATAAATTTAAAGAGAAATGGACAGAGAAGAAATCGTTTGAGCACAGCAGACATTTATTTtccattaaattaaattaattaaataaacaagATAGAAAATCCAAAACATCTTAAAATCTTCAACTTGAAGATACTATAAGAGAGAATCTAATCAAACAGCAACCAGAGAGAAATTAGCTTTAAAATTTACAACCACCAACACACCAACTTTACCTGAGGAGAGGCACCAAAAGGAATGCGCTGACCACCACCAGTAAAATGCAGTTCTTCTCCAAGCTGGAAAAGAATTGagtcatttattattattatttttttttcttaagaaaaaaaatgacagaaTATCTCGAAAGACGATGCAATTGGATCTCAAACCTTAACATGGACCTCTTCCATGTAAAGACTACCAGAGGGTAATGGAGGAACCGAAGCCTTATCCATTAAAGATCCCACACCCACTTTCTTGTCTGTGGAACTGTCATATATAGAAACCCGGCATGTCACTGGAGTGGTGCCATCTGGAAACTCCAGTGGTAGTTCCGCTTTTTGACAAATAAGGATGAAATGACACTGTCAAAACCtaaatttaataaagaaaGAGTCCGCCACAAGTTTAAGTATGAAGTACCTTCCCCATCATGGCAGCAATCCGTATACTGGCTTGGGATAGGAAAAGCAAAGGATAGTCCCTGAcaataattaaatcacttcAGTAAGCGAAATAGTTGAAGAGTGACGTATATTCTGAAAAGATTATGAACTTGCAAGGCCTTCAGACTTCATACCGGATAAAACAGTGTGTAGACACCTCTATCCTTGTCATAGATGCCAGGAAAGGTCGGACCAAAAAGTGCATATACAGCAACAAATGTAGCCAGAGTAGATGGTCCCctaaatatataaaacatgTTCAACAAAATAATTTGGGTCAGCAAAGCActaaaaccaaaaaaataaaaataaaaataaaaagaacttAACTTACCCAATCAAAGAATTGGAATAGCGCATTTGAAGCCTCTTGACatcaaaaatttcaataagATGTAACCTCTGAAGCAAGTTTAACAGCAGATCAGAGAAACTATGATAAATAGGAGACACATATTTAGGGAACCAGGTCATGCCAAAATGGTCAACCCATAACATAGTAAATGGtttaaaaacttttgcaaTCAATCTGGCTAGTAAGATATGAACTCTGTATTCTTACAAAATTAGCCATTGTCTGAACCTAAAAGATAGTAATAATTTGTCTTTAGCAGTTTAAATCTCCAATAGAGCCACATCACTAGTAGCTGTCCCGGTACTCGCGATATCATTGAACCACAAATAATGAGTATATAAACAATGCATGAAATGAAGGTGAAGTAAAACCTGTGACCAAGGatcaaaacgaagatgaaAACCGTGATCTGGGAAACTAATAACAATGTCCAGCTTCAGGGGATCCTGCAAAGAGTTACATTCTACTTAGAATAACTGCTTATTCCTTACAACTAGTCTTAATCTTAACTGCATAAAATTGATAGCTTCTATGGTCACTTAAAGTGATCAAGAGTTGTAGGCCCATGGGAATTGGATCAGACGAAAGCAACTTTGGCCCTTGGATCACTCAAGTAATAGTCATTTAAGGTAACCATGTAATTTTTCGCAGTAAATTGCAAGCATGGAGAAGTAAATTACTGCAGATTTAAGGAAAAGTACCTCATCATAGTACTTCACATGGACAACATCGTATATATTCGGCTGCTGCTCGATTTGGGCAAATGCCTCACAGATTGGCATACCTAGATCATCAGAGGACActgtaattatatatttgctAGATTGATTAAACCATTACAAACAACACGAGTGCCAGCCACCTTTACGGTTTGACTAGAAAGAATTCTCACATCAAATCATACATAACAGATTCTCCGACAAACAAACTGCACAACATACAGAAGCATTCACTGATTACTTAAAACACTGCGCGCAGAGAGAACAACACAGAAGCCGAACGACCAGTAAGCTCAGACAGTAGA of the Punica granatum isolate Tunisia-2019 chromosome 6, ASM765513v2, whole genome shotgun sequence genome contains:
- the LOC116210783 gene encoding UPF0183 protein At3g51130 — its product is MLQRPRRRCEGTAMGAIVLDLRPGLGIGPFSLGMPICEAFAQIEQQPNIYDVVHVKYYDEDPLKLDIVISFPDHGFHLRFDPWSQRLHLIEIFDVKRLQMRYSNSLIGGPSTLATFVAVYALFGPTFPGIYDKDRGVYTLFYPGLSFAFPIPSQYTDCCHDGEAELPLEFPDGTTPVTCRVSIYDSSTDKKVGVGSLMDKASVPPLPSGSLYMEEVHVKLGEELHFTGGGQRIPFGASPQDVWTELGRPCGIHQKQVDQMVIHSASDPRPRTTLCGDYFYNYFARGLDILFDGQTHKIKKFVLHTNYPGHADFNTYIKCNFIVYGSDLGESYQEGNDPAQRITPSTKWEQVKDILGDCGRAAIQTQGSTSNPFGSTFVYGHQNVAFEVMKNGYIATVTLFQS